The following is a genomic window from Daphnia magna isolate NIES linkage group LG4, ASM2063170v1.1, whole genome shotgun sequence.
TGTAGCCGGAAGGGGTGAAGGAAAAgctattcttttgttttctttcaacgCAGGTTATCCTTTAGCGGTTCAAAGTTGGCTCGATTGTTCTTGGCTACTAAGAGTTCCGTTCCAGCAACATGTCTACGTGCGGCTCGAGTACCTCCAGCTACACGGAAGTCTCGGTGAGTTTGGCGCTGACCTGTTTAGCGATGTTCTTAAAACTTTTTCCCATCAACTTTTCGGTATCGATTTGTTTCCCGTAGCAAGTTGTCCTTTGGCCGAGTTATCCATCCACGACGGTTACGGACCACTTAATGATCAGGCTCCAAAGTTGCGGAGGTTTTGCGGTATAGTTGAGCAAATAATCATTTGAAACCCCCACTTCCTATGCATCTGAAATGCCTATAGAATGGCTCGTATCCCCAGGTGATCTTCGCTACTACAAATCCGTAATCGATCGAAGCCTTTTGTCGAGGAGAAATCGGCTGCTCGTCCGGCTGACTACCGGCAATCTGACATCCGTCAAATCTCTGGGCTCTCGTTCTCCTGTTATTCCGTTCGGTTTCCGGCTCATTTGGACGGCTGTCGATTTTCAAACCGAACGTACGTGccccatttgtttttttactttttacgTTATAAGTTGATTGACTTTCAGATGGGTTTTTGGCCACTCTATTACCGCCCGTTTACTTTGACAGAGAATTGCTTGGCTCAAGGAAAGATTGTCTGTCGTGATTCCCAGTACTGCTTCAATTTCCGCCGCTTCAGCAGCATTTCCTGCGACTCCACCCTTCTCTTTTGTCTCGATTCGTCGCTTGGTTGTGATGGTGTTATGAATTGTGAAGACGGCGACGCATCCGACGAGCTCAGTTGTAACGGACTTTCCATTTCATCCTTACTGAAATCTTTTGTGAAAAATTCTAATTTATTGTCCTCCTTAAAATGCAGGTCAGGTGCCGTTCTTGTTCGCTTCAGTATTAGCCATTTTTTGCACGTTATTCGTGGGAACGTTCATGTTTTGGCTACGCTCTCGCATAAAAATATGTGACAAAGTAACGCAAGAAATTACCTATTTGTCTGCTATCGAACGTCGGGATGCTGAACCCTGTAACCGGCACGAAGATCGCATCTTCCACGTCGATAACGGACGAGCATATCCAACTGTTGGTAAAAGACTCAGCTACAGCGGATGTGAAAAACGGGAAATTAGTCACAGAGAAACGAGGCGTATTGCTTCGTTACCACTCTTTGATTGCAAGCAAATGAACGCGAACACGAACAACGGAGTTAATGTTCTCAGAAGGCCGACTAGTGGAATCGAAATTGGAATGGCCGAGTCGTATCCAGTCACGAGCTTTGAACAGACGATGCTCAACAAGTTAGTTTGGGACAGGAATGCTCAAACGACAGCGTTGCAACAAAACGATTGCGCCAACGAAGAGCACAttcatcaaaagaaaataacgaTGGAAAATTTGTGTAAAGAACATAGAAATAGAACTGTGGAAATGCAATCAGAGAAGTCGTACAACCCATTGTGTCAGGACATGGCTGCTCGTGAGGTGAGCGTTATTAGGAATGCCCATGTTGTAACTGTAACCAGCTTTGGACCGAACGAAACTATTGACACTGAGTTGTGGTAGCGCTAAGTCATGGTACGTTTTGTCAAGATCAAGCATGTAAAACTTTATTTCTCTACGCAGTGGCAGAGTCAATCTATGAGTCTGCTCTACGGTTGTTTTAAGTCATAGCTGGGTAGTAAAactcaatgaaaataaattggAAGAAGCAGTGAATTTTgtcttaaattttttgtttgtgaataaataaacaagaaatggATATTTCGTTACTTTCATTTGTTCCATATTTCACTTTTCTTCCTGTATTTATAGATTAATTTGTTTAGGTGAACTGCAAAAACAATGTTAATAGTTGAAACAAGCAAACAACTATGACAGCTCCCAGTATTGgcttttttttgaattttttttaggggtgtgtttttgaaaaaagtcgAGTacattcatttaaaaaataaaagtctaGGGCCCcgaggaaaaaacaaaaggccaaAACACGATTTtgtacaaaaattaaaaaaaaactaggcaACACGCtccaaaacaacaaaagcaCCACTATGacttcataaaaaaaaaattaaatatcaaCTGAGGGTACCCGACCGAATTTAAGATTATCTGGCAACGCCACAATTAGTACTTCAAAAACGGGGTCACTGGTCTCAGCTCCATGTTGAAGTACAGTGCAGTTAAAGCTCTGTTGCAATGCCGCTACGTCGGAAAACAAGTCAGGAATcgacaagaaaacaaacaacagaaaaaccaACCAAAACGAAGAAATATCCGCGAAAACGATCGATTGGCTTATCGGCCCTAGTGAAGAGGAGAGTTTGCCAAACGATCTCGCTTACCCATAAAATCACTTTGAAAGATATCACACCTGAGTCAACATGTCATATTCCACAAAAGGATCTCAATCAACGAGAGAAGTgaaattattttaaagaatTGCGAACAGTAtgggaaaaatcaaatattccAATCAAAGCAGAAAATTTATGTATAACACAATAGTCAGGCTTGTCAAATTTGATGTCATTTAAGAGAATATTTACAAGCAAGAAGCAAGTTCACAACAAAGAAGTTAAACGAAAgaacgacaaaagaaaaaaattttcatcgaTATTTTAAAGCTATTCGACATGCTGCCAACGATTGTTAGAAACATGAAATCATCTCGACAGCCCGGGAAACAGGACTACAGTTCTATTAAATCAACGACAAACCCCAAATGGATTCATGGGCCGAGAAGATCAACAAATATTCAACTAAAAAAGACGAAAGCAAGGCAAatttgtgtaaaaaaaaaatccacgaATACCCAAATAGTCCAGATATTTAGTGAGAAAGCAAATATATCCGAGTCGACTGAGAAGACATGAAGACTTCATTCCGATCGAACTTCAACACCACATCCGTCTGTAAAACCATGATCTACCAACAAGATCAATACTAAAAACATTCACAAACTTCAGACCGATGTAATGTCAGCATCAGAGGTCAGGTAGCTAGGCAACCACTATAAGAAGTGGGGGAAATCCTGGATGTTTCCTGTCAAAATCAACGGTCacgtcacaaaaaaaaaaaaaaaaaacagagagtTTTGAAAAGGAGCAAACAAGCCAAAATTTGTCGCCATTGGGATTCAAAGATGATTACGAAACTAAACGGTCAAAGAAGAGAGAGTGGCTATTCTCGTCAGCGGCAAGCCACATTTGGAAGCTCCCAAGCTACTCGGCGTTCCAATTATTTCAGACTCAACTGGGTTATCCCAAAAAATGCTGTTGTCAATCTTTATCAACATGGAAGTCACCGATAATGTTATGGGTTGGTTTTACACCACCGCCTCGAATACTGGAATTCACGTGATGCACGCTATTAGAACAACAACTGGGACGTGCAGTTTATGGCTACCTGTCGCCATCACTTTTACGAGTTACATATTAAACACGTCGGTCTGCCGAATCGGTGATTCTAAAGTCCCATCGAACCGCTTTGAAAAGGTAATTAGCAGCCTACTATTAAGCTTTTATTCTATATATAGGTATTCGCTGATAGATTTCAACAAGAATGGAAAAATTGATCGCGATACACACAATCTCGTTTATTGAATGGCCCGATACGAAGAGTCGTTTTCATCAACAAGGAAGAAAAGTTTAGATTGGGGTCAGTCCACTAGCATCTCAGAGTTTCCTAGAGAAATTATAGGAGTTGATCGAGTTGACCGTGATATTTCAGGGGGACTCTTCCGCGGGAAGAAATTCCAGTTTCGAAAACCAGGCGCCATCATAGAGCCCGGTTTATGCACATAGCAATTTACGCATTAAAGATGCAAATGCGTCTGAACGTTTCAACTGGATCAAAAGAACTTTCCAAATTAAAACAATCTCGGATTATATTGTGTTGTTCCATAGTATGGCGTTTTTGCGCTCCCGTCTCggtaaaaaacttaaaattatttctttatctttcCTTTATCTACAATAAATATTTAATCTACAGCTAGTGTCACCACGGTTGACCTTCAATCAAGGAGGAATGTCAATACCGGAAGATGGGAATCACAAAAATAGTAGCGGATGCTGCGCTATCGTCTCAAAAACACCTGGTATTTAACGGAGGAACTTGTCATTTTAGCAATTTTGATGGAAGGAATTCTCATTTCTGCGAACAATGATGaaaacaaactgaaaaagATTCCACGTCCTACATCATTTGTTTCAGCCAAGCCGAAAATGCCACAGTTTGAGAATACATTCCACCTGATTGACCTCATCGGCCAGCGATCAGGCTCATTTCCATCTTCTACgttgcacaaaaaaaaagagtggaTGCAATTGAATCATCACACTGGAAAAATTGAAGACTACAGATTTCCGAGACATCATCAATGGAATGGAAGTAGAAAACAGCGCGGAGCCGGAGTTAAGCTGATTACCGACTCAGAAATGTTGTCCATAATGAAGAACAACaacagtttttacttcaagtTGTAGAAAACCATCGTCAACAAGTATcttaaatggaaaaagaacAGTTAGGTTGAATTTAATTGATTTATCACCGATTGTATCAAaacaccgaaaaaaaaaaagacatgaaTTTCACTCACGGGTACCCTCACAAGttaatatttaattattttttctatgaaGTCATAAGTAAGGTTGCAtctattgttgttttgaagAACGCAGGAAAATGAAacctaatatttatttttaatttttagtacCAAAATCGTAGTTTTGGCACTTTTGGCGGTTTTCGCCTACGGGGACCCCTagacttattttttttaaatgaatagCACTACGACGTTTTCTTCAAAAAACACAccccgataaaaaaaaaaaattcaaaaattaaaaaaaagccCAAATATGGGACACCCTAAGCTCCCAGTCCCAGTTGCTTTTTGTTTGCTAAAACAGTGTACGAAACGATGCTTGACCTATTCTTTGATAGACAACTCTTGTTCTCAAGTTAACCATTTATTTCGATAATTTTTAGATAACTTGCCATACCATCTTGCAGTCGAAGACAACAAGCGAAGGATTAGAATATACCACGCCCCCAAAGAAGGAGGAGTCTACTAAATATTACATTTGTCGATCAATTGTTATGCCGATTTCGTCAATCAGAACAGTCAATGGCGACGCGCCGTTAGAACGGCCACATGAGCGAATGCGATTGAAGCGTTGTGCACGTATCAGTAAGGTTTTGGAAAATTAAGGCATGTGAGGCGTAATTCGTCATGTCTAATATCTTACTTTGTTTGCACAGGTCATTCAGAGCTACGATTGCGCTGTGGTAGTGCTTGGATGCATTGCAAGGAAATTCCATGACATCGCCATACTGGTAAAATATGTGATTTACTTGTGTTAAAGGCTAGATTTTCAATTGTGGTTAAAATTCATCTGCAAATTAGATTATTTTCTCCTCATCTAC
Proteins encoded in this region:
- the LOC116920427 gene encoding uncharacterized protein LOC116920427 isoform X2, producing MPISSIRTVNGDAPLERPHERMRLKRCARISKVIQSYDCAVVVLGCIARKFHDIAILIIFSSSTIPKEETTAVELSKLKKKIPINNMIDQPQIYGDTWLLTMES
- the LOC116920427 gene encoding uncharacterized protein LOC116920427 isoform X1 yields the protein MPISSIRTVNGDAPLERPHERMRLKRCARISKVIQSYDCAVVVLGCIARKFHDIAILIIFSSSTIPKEETTAVELSKLKKKIPINNMIDQPQIYGDTWIIMVLFPPTPHPPTHGTHELIRFCFISQ
- the LOC116920224 gene encoding LOW QUALITY PROTEIN: uncharacterized protein LOC116920224 (The sequence of the model RefSeq protein was modified relative to this genomic sequence to represent the inferred CDS: inserted 1 base in 1 codon), with amino-acid sequence MRSVDILFAVVTIFLHHQDLCCFYRTVRAEKHQEQHQTCLYEFRSTENPSGNFTSPNYPDFYPAGTRCYYIFHGRKWEGIRIQFHFFDLESPYTVGXKLRNAYLLFHLILSVPFKRHLVILDLIFPRCLSDFVSITTEDVSGLRTVAGRYCGQQTPPPLLAMQPKVEILFAANYVHHYRGFSASFSFVDEESLTLAPSNGDSDSGCGGTISGSGGVLLSPGYPLAVQSWLDCSWLLRVPFQQHVYVRLEYLQLHGSLASCPLAELSIHDGYGPLNDQAPKLRRFCGDLRYYKSVIDRSLLSRRNRLLVRLTTGNLTSVKSLGSRSPVIPFGFRLIWTAVDFQTEQNCLAQGKIVCRDSQYCFNFRRFSSISCDSTLLFCLDSSLGCDGVMNCEDGDASDELSCQVPFLFASVLAIFCTLFVGTFMFWLRSRIKICDKVTQEITYLSAIERRDAEPCNRHEDRIFHVDNGRAYPTVGKRLSYSGCEKREISHRETRRIASLPLFDCKQMNANTNNGVNVLRRPTSGIEIGMAESYPVTSFEQTMLNKLVWDRNAQTTALQQNDCANEEHIHQKKITMENLCKEHRNRTVEMQSEKSYNPLCQDMAAREVSVIRNAHVVTVTSFGPNETIDTELW